The Ketobacter alkanivorans genome includes the window GCCTTTGATCAGGCACAGGTTGGGGTCGGCTTCATCGGCTCCATCCACATAAACCGGGATATCGTCTACGGCGTTCAGGTCGTAAACCGGGATGCCGTGACTTTCCAGGCGAGCACGGGTGGCTTCCGAGCTGGCCACGGTGCCTTCGATCTGACCCTTCATTTCCGCCAGATAGTCGATAAAGTAATTGGCGGTGGAACCGGTGCCCACCCCTACGATGGTGCCTTCTTCCACGTATTGCATGGCTGCGCGGGCTACGGCCTGTTTCAGTTCATCTTGGGTCATGAGGGCATCCTGATACTATGCTGGTGTGAGGTTTTGCCATGAATTATAGGGCTTCATGGCGCTGGAAGACAGTCCCCAAATATCGCCGCCCCAATAGATGGTGTATCCTTAACGCAAACGTCACAATAACCTCCCTGGAAGTTTGCCAACCGATGCCGATCCGCACCATCAAGAAGATCCTGCAGTCCCGCGTATACGACGTGGCCGTGGAAACCCCCATCGACCGCGCTCGCGGGCTGTCTCGCCGTCTCAATAACAACGTTTTGCTCAAACGTGAAGATCTGCAGCCGGTGTTCTCTTTCAAAATTCGCGGAGCCTACAACAAAATTGCCAACCTCAACGATGAGGAAAAGGCCCGTGGCGTGATCTGCGCCTCGGCAGGCAACCATGCCCAGGGTGTGGCGCTGGCGTCAGCCCGGTTGGGCATCAAGTCCGTTATCGTAATGCCCCAGACCACGCCCGAAATCAAGGTCAACTCCGTGCGCACCCTGGGAGGCAAGGTGGTGTTGCACGGTGATGCTTATGATCAGGCCGCCGCCCACGCCAAAATGCTGATGGAAAAGCACGATTACACCTTTGTGCATCCGTTTGATGACCCCGATGTGATTGCCGGGCAGGGCACCGTGGGTATGGAAATTCTGCGCCAGCACACGGGCGATATCGAGGCGGTGTTCGTGCCAGTGGGCGGCGGTGGTCTGATTGCCGGCGTTGCCTGTTATCTTAAATACTTGCGCCCTGACATTAAGGTCATCGGCGTGGAACCGGTGGATTCCAATTGTCTGCAAGCGGCTATGGCCGCCGGGCGGCGGGTGGTGTTGCCAGAAGTAGGCTTGTTTGCTGACGGTGTAGCAGTAAAACAGATCGGCAAGGAAACGTTCCGGTTGGCACGCAAATATGTCGATGAAGTGATCACGGTGACCACCGACGAAATGTGCGCGGCCATTAAAGATCTGTTCGATGACACACGTTCTATTAATGAGCCCGCAGGTGCATTGGCGGTGGCGGGTTTGAAAAAGTACGTCGAGCGGGAGCGGTGCGAAGGCGCAAATTTGATGGCCATATGCAGCGGTGCCAATGTTAATTTTGATCGCTTGCGCCACATCGCCGAGCGGGCCGAAATTGGAGAGCAGCGTGAAGCGGTTCTGGCGGTGACCATTCCCGAAACACCCGGCAGCTTTCGCCGTTTCTGTCAGGCTTTGGGCAAGCGTTCGATCACTGAATTCAATTACCGTTATGCCTGCCAGGAAGCCGCCCATGTGTTTGTGGGGGTGCAGACCCTGGGCCAGCAAGAACGTGAAGCGATTTGTGCGGATTTGGTTGATCAGGGTTATAAAGTGCAGGACTTTTCATTGAATGAAATGGCCAAGTTGCACATCAGGCATATGGTGGGTGGCCGCGGGCCGTCAGCAGGTGCGGAATTCAGCCTGGAAGATGAGGTGCTGTACCGTTTTGAGTTTCCTGAGCGCCCTGGTGCGTTGATGGAATTTCTCAGCAAACTGGGCCAAAACTGGAACATCAGCCTGTTTCATTATCGTAATCACGGTGCGGCGTTTGGGCGCATTTTGGTGGGTATGCAAGTACCAAAACAGGAGCGCTCCAAGTTGAAGCGTTACATCCAGCAGCTGGAATATCGCCACTGGAATGAAAGTGAAAACCCGGCCTACCACTTATTCTTAAAATAATATCCAAGTGCAATGCGGGCCTTGTTATTTCGAGGTCCGTTCACCTATTCCTGTTCAGTGCGATTTTGTTGGAGCTTTCCCGCGCGCTGTCTTTATATCTCACAAAGTGTTCCTAAAAAGCCCATATAAAGTAATATCCGGCCAACCCTCGCCAGCGCTGCTGTTTTTTCGATTTCAATAACGAAAAATGGCGTTTCAAGCACTTCCTACCAGTGTTAGTCTCGAAGAAAAATAACAATAATAAAAGGTACGTAGTAGTGAAACGGAATCACGCTATCATTATTGGTGCGCTGTGTTTGGCGCTGTTGTCTGGTTGTAAACCGGATACGGCCAACTACATGAAAATGGATTTACCGGAATTTGAGCGCTCCAATTCTATACCGACTTTATTGTCACTCACTGCTGGTAACTTCTACGCCAATGGCTTTCCCAATAACCTGCGCCGTGATGAGCACGATGGCATTCGCATGGATGATTTTCCGCGCCGGATACATTGGTTAACCGGGCGCTATGTTGATAACCTGGTTGATATGGGCGGTTTCCCCACGGTGATGCCGGTGTATTTGCCGTTTGCCGATGGTATTGATCTGGACGCGATGTCGCAGTGGGATGCGGATTATGCCGATCCACGATCACCGATTCAACTAATTGATGTGGACATGGATTCTGCGGAGTATGGCCGCCGTTTTCCGTTGAAGCTGTCCATGACCCGGTACGCTGACAGTTATCGACCGGCGCATTTATTACAGGTGTTGCCCACGTTGGGAATTAATTTGCGGCCCAATACAACATACGCCTTGATCGTGTCGGATCAGGTGCCGTTGCGTGATGAGCGGCAATGGCAGCAGAGCCCGCAACTGACTGCAGTGTTGAATCCAGCGCACAGTACGCGTGATGTGTCGGTTAACACGTTGCAGGTGTACGCTCCCTTGCGTGATTTTATGGCGCAGCAGGGTATTGATCCTCAGCATATTGTTGGCGCAACGGTATGGACCACAGGGGAGCCGGTAGCCAGGTTCCACCGCGCTGCGGCGCGCGTTGCCGAGCAGGCGGATGCGTTGTCGGAATTACCGATCACAGCGCTGGAGCGTGCTGATGACTATCCGGAATATTGTGTGATTCGCGGCTTTGTGGATTTGCCCGGTTTCCAAAAAGGTACGCCACCCTATGCGCTGTTGGGTGGAGAGGTGGAATGGGGCAGTGATGGTAGCCCTTTGCAGCAATATACCCGCACGGCAGAATTCGTGCTGACGATACCAAAGCACACCACTATGCCGGATTCAGGTTATCCGCTGTTGTCGTATGTGCATGGTGCCGGTGGCCGTGCCAGTCAGGTGTATGATCGTGGTGAATTCGATCATCTGGATCCATCGCAATATCCATTCTATATGGGTAAACCCGGCGAGGGGCCAGCGCAGATTGCGGCAGAGCGGGGTTGGGCCAGTTCTGGTTTGGCGGGCCATGCCTCCTACGATCATATTCCCCAGTGGGGCAGCCTGAACGGGGTGATGGTGTATAACGTGTTTAACCCCGAAGGGCTGGCGGGTAACTACATGACGATGGCGTGGGAGCGCATCTTTTTCCGTCGTATAGTTGATCGTATCGAGGTGGATGCAAGCCTGTGTCCGCAGGCTGATCCGGGGCCTGGGCATACCCGCTTCCACTTCGATCGCAACTTGCAGGTTAACCTGGGTCAATCGCAGGGTAATTGGGTTAGTTCTTTGATGGTGGCGGCGGACCCTCGACCTTATCAGGGCGTGGTGTTTTCAGGTGCTGCCGGTATCTGGCCGCGACTGTTTAATAACAACCCCGGTTTTGAATTGGCCATGAACAGTGCGGTTATCAATCGCATTCCGTTTTTGGATCTGGATGACGCCCACCCTTTTCTGATGCTGCTGGAGTGGAATCTGGGGGCGGTGGACACGATCACCAACCTGGACAGGTTGATGTATCACCCGACCAAGGTGCCGCCCCACGTGATTGGGTTCTCCGGTTACAACGATTATTTGCTGGCAGAAACCACCCAGCGGCCTTTCTTTATGACATTGGGGTCTGACCTGTTGGGGGATGACATTGGCCAGAGCGCCAAGCGAACCTTTATGCCCCATATCACTCTGGGGGGCGCGCAGCATTTGGCGTATCCGGCTTCGGCAAATTTTGATGTGCCGGGGTATGGGCCTCGCACCAACGTGGTGATGCGCTATCGCGGCGACAACCCGGCGTTGCTGTATAACGGCCATGAAGTGCTGTTCCAGTCTGATGCGATCAAGCACCAATATGGATGTTTTTTGGAGCATTTGGCTCAGGGGCGAGTGCCTGTCGTTGATGTGGGGTATGAGCAGGGTGGGCCTTGTTTATGAGCGCCCCAAGCTGGAACGTTATGGAAGAGCAGTGAAAGTGTGAACCGGTCCGGACAATTATTGTTGAAGTAAGCCATTGTTTTTTAAATTGGACCTTTTCAAGGTTGCGGACACGTGTTAATTTTCCCGACACCTAAAGCGTTTCCGTGTTGCGCATGGTCTGGCGCCGAATGATCTCATTCAGTTTCAGACTCTGCTGATAAAATCATAAAAACCTGTTCATTATGTGAGCTGATGCTCACTTGCCAGCTGGCTGATGGCGCGGGCTGGTCTATATTGATAGTGAAAGCAGTAATGTATACACGGCGTAGCAAGGTCAGTGGTGCTGGCTTTAGGTGGTAGACGCTCTGTTTTCTGGCTCTTTCCGCACGACGGAATAATAAAACCAACAACGAGTCAGAAATTGGCCCATCGACTATTCGATGGCGTGTTTTTAACGAGGCAAGGTAAAAATGAGAAAGAAACCCGATTTGTTGGTTGTGCTGGTGTTGGTACTGGGTTTGGGTGTGCTCGCAAGCTCCTATACCCAAGGTCAACCCGACCCTGAAATGGTCGCTAGCCAATTCTCCATCCGCTAGTCTTAAGGCTGGCTTCCTCGCTCCGGTAGCTGTTCAGGCTACCGGGCGCTGTAAATATCCTTATCCGTAACAATCTTGTTCATCATAATATCCCAGCGCTCATTGGGCAGGGTGTCTACTTTCTGGCATTCGTGCGCAACCCCGATCATGCGGGGCTTGCGGGGTTTGCTGTTGTCATTCAGAAACGCGAACGTTCTGTCGTAAAAGCCGCCGCCCATGCCCATACGGTTCCCGTTTTCGTCAAACCCCACCAGGGGCGTTAATACCAAATCCAGGGTCCACACCGGGCAGTGGGAATCCTGATCGCAAAGGGGCTCTGGAATGCCAAAGCGATTTTTTGCCAATACCTGATGGGGGTGATGGGCCATGAATAACAGGCGGCCTGTTGAAAACGGGTGCAGTACCGGCAGGTAGATCTGCTTGCCCAGCCGCCAGGCCAGTTCCAGCAGGGGTTGTGGGTCAATTTCGCCATCGTTGGGTATATAGGCGGCGATTCGCTGACCAAAGATGAATTCGGGCAGCAGGCTCAGTTGGCGACACAGGCCCATCGAGGCGTGTTTCTGCTGGTGTGGGCTGAGGCTGCGGCGCTGCTGGCGCAGTGCTTTGCGGATCTGATTTTTGGCCGGGGTGCTGGTATTGGGCAGTTCCAAGGTCACGGATTCCAATTCTGTGTTTGGGTGTTTTATTGGGTAGCGTCTGCAGGAAAAAGGCTAATACAGCGTAATTCAGCTGTCATAAGATTGTGAGTATAGAAGGCGTTAGCGCATGAGGGTATGCGCCGGCGCTAAAAAAATAGCGCCCCCCGTTCTGCCGTGACTGGCGGTAGCCCTTGAACCCAAGGTTCAAGGTGGTGGCTCCTGTGATGCATCGGGCTTTCCGTCAGGCGGACATGCACTCCCGCATCAACCAGAACCCCCGGGTAAAAAAGCATCGGCTCAGGGACGTCGGCCAGAAGCTCGAACAGCGCAGGGGGCTGAAGCATCAGTATAACGGAAGTGGGGGTGTTTCTCGAATAACCTATTTCTTGTCGAGGTCTTGACTTTACAGATCCAGCTGCCGGGCCGACGCCAGTGCGCGCTCGATTTTGTCATTAAGCTTGGCCAGCTGCTTCTCGGTGATGCGGTCGTAGTTGGCCAGCTCGGACTGGGCCTTGATCAGCTCGTGGGCAATATTCAGGGCCGCCATCACCGCAATGCGATCCACCCCGACGATCTTGCCGGAACGGCGGATTTCGCGCATGCGTTCGTCTAGCAGGCGGGCGGAGTTTTTCAGCTCGTCCACCTCGCTGGGAGGGCAGCTTACGCCGTAGTCCCGATCCAGGATGTTGACGTGCAAGGTATGTAGTGGGTCGCTCATGAATCCTGCTCCAGCGCTTTCAGGCGCGAAATCATCGCTTCGACCTTGGCTCGTGCCATGTCGTTTTTCTTCATCAGGTTGGCACGCTCTTCCGCCAGCTGGCTTTCGCGGGATTTCAGCGATCGGTTATGGCGTTTGTATTCGTCGCAAAGATCGATGAATTCGTCAACGCGGGATTCAAGGTTTTTGAAAAGCTGCTCAACTTTGTTCATAGAATTTGGTCGCAATTTTTGTTTTCCATGTTACATCAAGTGTTATGGCGGCACTATGGCCCTTTTCTCTTTCGTGCCGAACCTCACATTAAGCTTAGCCCCATTCCTGGCTTTGCTACATCTTATGGCGTGTTACAATGCCTGGGAGTGTTGAATTTTGGGAAAATAGCTATGTCCTCGCAATCTGAAGATATTCTGGATTTCTACGAGTTGGAAGCAGAACTGCAAAAAATCGAGGCGCTGGCGACGCCGTCGGAGGCCCATGGCATCCTTTGTGGTCAACTCAGTGCCGGTTTCAAGTCTGATCAGATGGTCTGGCTGAAAGAATACCTGCCCAACTTGGGGGTGAAGGGTGAGCCCTGGGAGAATACCCGCGACTGGTTCTTCCAATTGCACAAATTCACGCTGGAGGAGCTGGTAGACGATCAGTTCAACTTTATGCCTTTGCTGCCGGATGACGAAGACCCGCTGGATGCCCGGTTGGGTGCTCTGGCGGAGTGGTGTTCCGGGTTTTTGGCCGGTTTTGGCGGCGCTGGAGCCCGCAAGCCCGAGGAGTTCACCGAGGATGCCCTCACTGCGTTACGGGATATCCAGCAAATCAGTCAGGTGGACCCTGAAATCGATGAAGAGGAAGACGGCGAGGCGGCCTATTTTGAGGTGCTGGAATACGTGCGCATGGCTGCCCTGATGATCTTCACTGAATTTGCCCTCGACCGCGACAGCGTTGTACCCCCCGGTGCGACTATTC containing:
- a CDS encoding cell division protein ZapA is translated as MSDPLHTLHVNILDRDYGVSCPPSEVDELKNSARLLDERMREIRRSGKIVGVDRIAVMAALNIAHELIKAQSELANYDRITEKQLAKLNDKIERALASARQLDL
- a CDS encoding TIGR02449 family protein, with the translated sequence MNKVEQLFKNLESRVDEFIDLCDEYKRHNRSLKSRESQLAEERANLMKKNDMARAKVEAMISRLKALEQDS
- a CDS encoding UPF0149 family protein, with the translated sequence MSSQSEDILDFYELEAELQKIEALATPSEAHGILCGQLSAGFKSDQMVWLKEYLPNLGVKGEPWENTRDWFFQLHKFTLEELVDDQFNFMPLLPDDEDPLDARLGALAEWCSGFLAGFGGAGARKPEEFTEDALTALRDIQQISQVDPEIDEEEDGEAAYFEVLEYVRMAALMIFTEFALDRDSVVPPGATIH
- the ilvA gene encoding threonine ammonia-lyase, biosynthetic, producing the protein MPIRTIKKILQSRVYDVAVETPIDRARGLSRRLNNNVLLKREDLQPVFSFKIRGAYNKIANLNDEEKARGVICASAGNHAQGVALASARLGIKSVIVMPQTTPEIKVNSVRTLGGKVVLHGDAYDQAAAHAKMLMEKHDYTFVHPFDDPDVIAGQGTVGMEILRQHTGDIEAVFVPVGGGGLIAGVACYLKYLRPDIKVIGVEPVDSNCLQAAMAAGRRVVLPEVGLFADGVAVKQIGKETFRLARKYVDEVITVTTDEMCAAIKDLFDDTRSINEPAGALAVAGLKKYVERERCEGANLMAICSGANVNFDRLRHIAERAEIGEQREAVLAVTIPETPGSFRRFCQALGKRSITEFNYRYACQEAAHVFVGVQTLGQQEREAICADLVDQGYKVQDFSLNEMAKLHIRHMVGGRGPSAGAEFSLEDEVLYRFEFPERPGALMEFLSKLGQNWNISLFHYRNHGAAFGRILVGMQVPKQERSKLKRYIQQLEYRHWNESENPAYHLFLK
- a CDS encoding 5-formyltetrahydrofolate cyclo-ligase, whose product is MTLELPNTSTPAKNQIRKALRQQRRSLSPHQQKHASMGLCRQLSLLPEFIFGQRIAAYIPNDGEIDPQPLLELAWRLGKQIYLPVLHPFSTGRLLFMAHHPHQVLAKNRFGIPEPLCDQDSHCPVWTLDLVLTPLVGFDENGNRMGMGGGFYDRTFAFLNDNSKPRKPRMIGVAHECQKVDTLPNERWDIMMNKIVTDKDIYSAR